The genome window GTCATGCCGCAGCCCGCCATCGCCGCAGATTCCAACCTTCGCATTGGGCATATCCTGAACTATCTTTGACATGGCTGAAACCAGGTGCTCGTGCGCCTTCGCGTATACCAAACGACCCACGGAAAGAAAAAAAACATCCTCATCCCCGAATCCACCCGCGCGGCGGACGGATTGCCGATCGGCATCATCAACAGGAACGGGGGCGATGCCGTTTGGAATCATCACGACCTTTTCGGAACGAATCCCCTCCTCCAGGGATTTCCGCCGCGTCTGCCTGGAGACCGCCACAATATAGTCCGCCATGTGATTGACAATCCACGCATGCAGGATTTCCTTCCAACGGGAGAAACCTTCTATTTTGCCGTGATGGGTGGCGATCCGAACAGGGATCCCCAGCAGCCATGCCAACGGGATGGCGAGGGCATTGGCGTCGTGCGTAAAGGTTTCGATCACATGCGGCTTAAGGCTGCGTATCAACCTCCACAGCCGCCCCAATCCCGACAACAGTGAGAGGAAGTTCGAAACGACGCCCGCCCCTTTACGAAAGGCTTTAAGATCGATAATCGCGAATGCCGACTTCCTCCGCCAGGCAGCATGCATGGACTCGCGATCATAGAAAAATACAGCCGTTACAGCATGTCCATGCTCATGAAACCAAGCCGCCTGGTCGAGCAATACCTTTTGCGCACCGCCCGTCGCCATTTGGGTTCCAAGCAGGAGGATGGAATAAGACTTCATGTACGTTCCGCAAGGATTTCTTCAAAAAACGCCAGGCGCGTTTCTTCTTTTTTGCGCTGGTCGAGATACGAAAAAACAGCATTCACATCCACCCGTTTTCCCATCATATCATA of Anaerolineales bacterium contains these proteins:
- a CDS encoding glycosyltransferase family 4 protein; the encoded protein is MKSYSILLLGTQMATGGAQKVLLDQAAWFHEHGHAVTAVFFYDRESMHAAWRRKSAFAIIDLKAFRKGAGVVSNFLSLLSGLGRLWRLIRSLKPHVIETFTHDANALAIPLAWLLGIPVRIATHHGKIEGFSRWKEILHAWIVNHMADYIVAVSRQTRRKSLEEGIRSEKVVMIPNGIAPVPVDDADRQSVRRAGGFGDEDVFFLSVGRLVYAKAHEHLVSAMSKIVQDMPNAKVGICGDGGLRHDLEMQIHLLRLENHIRLFGMRDDVTKYLAAADVFVLPSRMEGLPIALLEAMLAGLPVIATRLEGVDEVVEEGVHGLLVPTESPDALAKAILQLCRDPELRRRMGAAARRRVLESYTTDRMCGQYLDVMRQGLGEANAE